In Phreatobacter stygius, a genomic segment contains:
- a CDS encoding MaoC/PaaZ C-terminal domain-containing protein, giving the protein MPIDREQLLNWPFKEVEQTYSERDTMLYALGVGLGADPLDEAQLPFVYEGGLKALPTMSVVLGYPGFWLSDPATGVDWKRLLHGEQELEVFKPLPASGTVIGRTRVVDVIDKGKDKGALVISERDIVDKASGKLLTRLSSTSFLRGDGGFGGPSGPVTAPHVLPERAPDLTVSLATLPQAALIYRLSGDYNPLHADPKVARAGGFDRPILHGLCTFGVAGHALLKAVGNYQTDAIRKLRVRFTAPVYPGETIRTEIWRDGPVVSFRCLVEERNLVVLSNGRADLAV; this is encoded by the coding sequence ATGCCGATCGATCGCGAACAGCTGCTGAACTGGCCGTTCAAGGAGGTCGAACAGACCTATAGCGAACGAGACACGATGCTTTACGCCCTGGGTGTCGGGCTCGGCGCCGACCCGCTCGACGAGGCGCAACTGCCCTTCGTCTACGAGGGCGGGCTGAAGGCCCTGCCGACCATGTCGGTGGTGCTCGGTTATCCCGGCTTCTGGCTGAGCGATCCGGCGACCGGCGTCGACTGGAAAAGGCTGCTGCACGGCGAGCAGGAGCTGGAGGTGTTCAAGCCGCTGCCGGCCTCGGGCACGGTGATCGGCCGCACCCGCGTGGTCGACGTCATCGACAAGGGCAAGGACAAGGGCGCGCTGGTGATCAGCGAGCGCGACATCGTCGACAAGGCCAGCGGCAAGCTGTTGACGCGCCTGTCGTCGACCTCGTTCCTGCGTGGCGACGGCGGTTTCGGCGGGCCTTCCGGGCCGGTGACCGCGCCGCATGTCCTGCCCGAGCGGGCCCCCGACCTGACCGTCAGCCTCGCGACCTTGCCGCAGGCGGCGCTGATCTACCGCCTGTCGGGCGACTACAATCCGCTGCATGCCGATCCGAAAGTGGCGCGCGCCGGCGGTTTCGATCGGCCGATCCTGCACGGCCTCTGCACCTTTGGCGTCGCCGGCCACGCGCTGCTCAAGGCGGTCGGCAACTACCAGACGGATGCGATCCGCAAGCTCAGGGTGCGGTTCACCGCGCCGGTCTATCCGGGCGAGACGATCCGCACCGAGATCTGGCGTGACGGCCCGGTCGTGTCGTTCCGCTGCCTGGTGGAGGAACGCAATCTGGTGGTGCTGAGCAACGGCCGCGCCGACCTCGCGGTCTGA
- a CDS encoding CaiB/BaiF CoA transferase family protein produces MQSPLADVRVVDLSELLPGPYATQLLGDLGATVIKVERPAGDNARAMLPGLFAAVNRGKESVVIDLKSEDGRRRFRDLVADADVMVEGFRPGVAERLGVDYATLSKINPRLVYVSLTGYGQQGAMADQPGHDLNYLAASGVLGLMPPPEPGRPHGLGLPVGDLAGSMFAVVSVLAALMQRQHSGRGQYLDVSITDALSHWMTPRLGMILRDGAGQMHQRPGYGFFQCADGRMLVLAAMEDHFWTRLVDLLDLAEFAGPAFATYRQRQAAFEAIKARLDQEFRAQPLAAWLKQLQAHDIPANGLATPEETLDDPEGRVIGRDGKDLIARFPVPMHALPPAARHAPALGAHTPDPGANILLRAGTAEVEARS; encoded by the coding sequence ATGCAGTCACCGCTCGCCGACGTGCGCGTCGTCGATCTGTCCGAGCTTTTGCCGGGTCCCTATGCAACCCAGTTGCTGGGCGATCTCGGCGCGACCGTGATCAAGGTCGAGCGGCCGGCGGGCGACAATGCGCGGGCCATGCTTCCTGGCCTGTTCGCGGCGGTCAATCGCGGCAAGGAGAGCGTCGTCATCGACCTGAAATCGGAGGACGGCCGCCGGCGGTTCCGCGACCTGGTCGCCGATGCCGACGTGATGGTCGAGGGCTTCCGGCCGGGCGTCGCCGAGCGCCTCGGCGTCGACTATGCGACGCTGTCGAAGATCAATCCGCGGCTGGTCTATGTCTCCCTCACCGGTTATGGCCAGCAGGGCGCCATGGCCGACCAGCCGGGCCACGACCTCAACTATCTCGCCGCCAGCGGCGTGCTCGGCCTGATGCCGCCACCGGAACCCGGGCGCCCGCACGGCCTCGGCCTGCCGGTCGGCGACCTCGCCGGCAGCATGTTCGCGGTGGTCTCGGTGCTGGCCGCCCTGATGCAGCGCCAGCATAGCGGCCGCGGCCAATATCTCGACGTGTCGATCACCGATGCGCTCAGCCACTGGATGACGCCGAGGCTCGGCATGATCCTGCGTGACGGCGCCGGCCAGATGCACCAGCGGCCGGGCTACGGCTTTTTCCAATGCGCCGACGGCCGCATGCTGGTGCTGGCGGCGATGGAAGATCATTTCTGGACACGGCTGGTCGATCTGCTCGATCTCGCCGAATTCGCCGGCCCGGCCTTTGCCACCTATCGGCAGCGGCAGGCGGCCTTCGAGGCGATCAAGGCGCGGCTCGACCAGGAGTTCCGCGCCCAGCCGCTCGCCGCCTGGCTGAAGCAGCTGCAAGCCCACGACATTCCGGCCAATGGCCTGGCGACGCCCGAGGAAACCCTCGACGACCCGGAAGGCCGGGTGATCGGGCGCGACGGCAAGGACCTGATCGCGCGCTTTCCGGTGCCGATGCATGCCTTGCCGCCGGCGGCCAGGCAC
- a CDS encoding class I SAM-dependent DNA methyltransferase, which yields MSSPADQIIALYEQHARDWDLSRGRGLFEADWLDRFLGALPETPAAILDIGCGSAEPMARYCIEKGHRVTGVDASPSLIDICRSRFPDHDWLTSDMRAMSLGRHFHGLLAWDSFFHLGHDDQRRMFPIFRAHAAENAALMFTSGPAQGEAIGSFQDKPLYHGSLDPSEYRQLLDDNGFNVLSHIVEDPACGGHTIWLARLR from the coding sequence ATGTCCTCACCTGCCGACCAGATCATCGCTCTCTACGAACAGCATGCGCGGGATTGGGACCTCAGCCGCGGACGCGGCCTGTTCGAAGCCGATTGGCTGGATCGTTTCCTCGGCGCCTTGCCCGAAACGCCGGCCGCGATCCTCGACATCGGCTGCGGTTCAGCCGAACCCATGGCGCGCTATTGCATCGAGAAAGGCCACCGCGTCACCGGCGTCGACGCATCGCCATCCCTGATCGACATCTGCAGGAGCCGCTTCCCGGATCATGACTGGCTGACCTCGGATATGCGCGCCATGTCGCTCGGTCGCCATTTCCATGGCTTGCTGGCCTGGGACAGCTTCTTTCATTTGGGCCATGACGACCAACGCCGGATGTTTCCGATCTTCCGGGCCCACGCCGCCGAAAACGCCGCGCTGATGTTCACCAGCGGCCCGGCGCAGGGCGAGGCCATCGGCTCGTTCCAGGACAAGCCGCTCTATCACGGCAGCCTGGACCCGTCCGAATACCGGCAATTGCTCGACGACAACGGCTTCAACGTCCTGTCCCATATCGTCGAGGATCCGGCCTGCGGCGGCCATACGATCTGGCTCGCGCGGCTCCGATAG
- a CDS encoding GNAT family N-acetyltransferase translates to MPLAVTVHPIDPDFDRWDDLLALIREAFAFMEGVVDPPSSAQQLTVEGLRDKALAETGLVVFDGPRIIGCAFLAERQDHVYLGKLAVAKDYQGQGIGRALVRHAEGLAVRAGKPAIVLQTRIELTGNHAAFGRLGFIKTAETAHPGYDRPTSITMRKTLAAGAGPTG, encoded by the coding sequence ATGCCGCTTGCCGTGACAGTTCATCCGATCGATCCGGATTTCGACCGCTGGGACGACCTGCTGGCGCTCATTCGCGAGGCTTTCGCCTTCATGGAGGGTGTCGTCGACCCGCCCTCATCGGCGCAGCAACTGACCGTCGAGGGACTGCGGGACAAGGCGCTGGCCGAAACCGGATTGGTCGTGTTCGACGGGCCCCGGATCATCGGCTGCGCTTTCCTCGCCGAGCGGCAAGATCATGTCTATCTCGGCAAGCTGGCGGTGGCGAAAGACTATCAGGGCCAGGGGATCGGCCGGGCGCTGGTGCGCCATGCCGAAGGCCTCGCCGTCAGGGCCGGCAAGCCGGCGATCGTGCTTCAGACACGCATCGAACTGACGGGCAATCACGCTGCATTCGGCCGCCTGGGTTTCATCAAGACCGCCGAAACGGCTCATCCCGGATATGACCGGCCGACCTCGATCACCATGCGCAAGACGCTCGCCGCCGGTGCCGGCCCGACAGGCTGA